TAAGCGCAGCGCACCCGCCGTCGCGCAGCACGTGACCGGTTTTTGTAGGGCGGGTAAGCGAAGCGCGCCCGCCGCCAGCGGTGTCATAAATGAAAGGCGTTATCTGCGCTACACAGGGGAACCGCTGGGGCCTCGAATATGCACGCCCGGCTACCTGTTCCGTTCGCCACAACGCTGATTCCCTCTGTCACGTTTTTTCACGCGAACGTGTTAAGGGGGCTCGCCGCCGCCCCTTAACAATCCCGGCTCGCGGCCAAAGGGCAGCCGTAAGGGAAAACCCTCGGCACCGGCGGTGGCTTTTCATTTCCCTGAGGTGGGTGCGCTACGCTTACCCACCCTACGCATGAGATTAACCGCCCGGTTCCGCTGCTTAACCATAAAAAAGGGTGCGCTTGCGCACACCCTTTTTACTCACCGGCCTTGTCAGGCGCTGCGAACACACCCGTGGATTATTCCCCGGCCGCTTTACGCGGCGCGCGACGGGTGCGCGGTTTGTTGCCTGCCGGGCGGTTGCCCTCGCCTGCCGGGCGACGTGAACGTTCACCCGACGGACGATTGCCTTCGCCATCCTGACGACGACCGCGCTCACCGGCCGGACGGCTGCGTTCGCCCGATGAACGGTTACCTTCGCTGTTCTGACGACGCGGCTGGCCCTGACCACGACCGCCGCCGCGGCCCTGGCGACCGTTCACGATAGGCTCCGCCGGGATAGACGGATCCGGCTCGTAGCCCGGAATAGCCATGCGCGGGATCTCGCGCTTCAGCAGGCGTTCAATATCGCGCAGCAGCTTATGCTCATCAACGCACACCAGCGACAGCGCTTCGCCGGTCGCGGCGGCACGCCCGGTACGGCCGATACGGTGAACGTAATCTTCCGGCACGTTCGGCAGCTCATAGTTCACCACGTGCGGCAGCTCTTCGATATCCAGACCGCGCGCAGCGATGTCTGTTGCCACCAGCACGCGAATACCGCCAGTTTTGAAATCCGCCAGCGCGCGGGTACGGGCGCCCTGGCTCTTGTTACCGTGGATAGCCGCGGCGGTAATACCGTCTTTATTCAGCTGTTCCGCCAGATGGTTAGCACCGTGTTTGGTGCGCGTAAACACCAGCACCTGCTGCCAGTTGCCGTCGCCAATCAGATAAGAAAGCAGCTCCCGCTTGCGTTTTTTATCCACGAAATGCACATGCTGCGTCACCTGTTCAGAGGCGGTGTTGCGGCGCGCCACTTCCACTTCTTCCGGGTTATGCAGCAGTTTTTCCGCCAGCGATTTAATGTCGTCGGAGAAGGTCGCGGAGAACAGCAGGTTCTGACGCTTCGGCGGCAGTTTCGCCAGCACGCGGCGGATATCGTGAATAAAGCCCATGTCCAGCATACGGTCGGCTTCATCCAGCACCAGCACTTCCACCTGATCGAGCTTCACCGCGTTCTGATGTTCGAGATCGAGCAGACGACCCGGCGTTGCGATAAGCACGTCCACGCCGCCGCGCAGTTTCATCATCTGCGGGTTGATGCTCACGCCGCCAAACACGACCAGCGAGCGGATGTCGAGATATTTGCTGTATTCGCGCACGTTCTCGCCCACCTGGGCTGCGAGTTCACGCGTCGGGGTCAGGATCAGCGCGCGCACCGGGCGACGGCCTTTCGGGTGCGGCTGGTTCGCCGTCAGGCGTTGCAGCAGCGGCAGCGTAAAGCCTGCGGTTTTGCCGGTGCCGGTC
This sequence is a window from Cronobacter sakazakii. Protein-coding genes within it:
- the rhlE gene encoding ATP-dependent RNA helicase RhlE, which encodes MSFDSLGLSPEILRAIAEQGYNEPTPIQRQAIPVVLSGKDLMASAQTGTGKTAGFTLPLLQRLTANQPHPKGRRPVRALILTPTRELAAQVGENVREYSKYLDIRSLVVFGGVSINPQMMKLRGGVDVLIATPGRLLDLEHQNAVKLDQVEVLVLDEADRMLDMGFIHDIRRVLAKLPPKRQNLLFSATFSDDIKSLAEKLLHNPEEVEVARRNTASEQVTQHVHFVDKKRKRELLSYLIGDGNWQQVLVFTRTKHGANHLAEQLNKDGITAAAIHGNKSQGARTRALADFKTGGIRVLVATDIAARGLDIEELPHVVNYELPNVPEDYVHRIGRTGRAAATGEALSLVCVDEHKLLRDIERLLKREIPRMAIPGYEPDPSIPAEPIVNGRQGRGGGRGQGQPRRQNSEGNRSSGERSRPAGERGRRQDGEGNRPSGERSRRPAGEGNRPAGNKPRTRRAPRKAAGE